From Spea bombifrons isolate aSpeBom1 chromosome 6, aSpeBom1.2.pri, whole genome shotgun sequence, a single genomic window includes:
- the LOC128500576 gene encoding peroxiredoxin-6-like, translating to MVKLMPEFEKRNIKPVAMSLDTTENHLKWIKDINAFGGYDPEAPLPFPIIADSDRTIAVLLGMVKPAAIKKTGLPITARHLFVVGPDKKLKLSFIYPTTTGRNFSEVLRAMDSLQITDKYGVSTEANWQPGDRIVVPKGFPPEKADKLFVNKVEIEPLPSGKPYLQFAELKK from the exons ATGGTGAAGCTGATGCCGGAATTTGAAAAGAGGAACATAAAACCTGTTGCCATGTCTCTGGACACCACAGAGAATCACCTCAAATGGATCAAG gatATCAATGCATTTGGTGGTTATGATCCAGAAGCTCCATTGCCCTTCCCTATTATTGCGGATTCAGATCGGACTATTGCAGTACTTTTGGGCATGGTAAAGCCAGCAGCTATAAAAAAGACTGGGTTGCCAATCACAGCTCGTCAT TTATTTGTCGTTGGCCCTGACAAAAAACTCAAGCTGTCTTTTATTTATCCAACTACCACGGGAAGGAATTTCTCTGAGGTCCTACGGGCCATGGACTCTCTCCAAATCACAGACAAGTATGGTGTGTCAACGGAGGCAAACTGGCAG CCTGGGGACAGAATTGTGGTCCCTAAAGGCTTCCCTCCAGAAAAGGCTGACAAATTGTTCGTCAACAAAGTGGAAATTGAACCCCTTCCATCTGGAAAGCCATATCTGCAGTTTGCAGAGCTCAAAAAGTGA
- the LOC128500211 gene encoding peroxiredoxin-6-like produces MPGILLGEVFPNFEADTTIGKINFHDFLGDSWGVLFSHPRDYTPVCTTELGRAVKMAPEFKKRNVRMIALSIDSVPDHLGWSKDINSYNCDEPTETLPFPIIADPKRDLAVKLGMLDPDEKDNEGMPVTARCVFIIGPDKKMKLSILYPATTGRNFDEILRVVDSLQLTATHNVATPVDWKPGDRVMVPPNVPEAEASKLFACGVFTKELPSGKKYLRYTAQPK; encoded by the exons ATGCCCGGGATTCTGCTCGGTGAGGTGTTCCCGAACTTCGAGGCCGATACCACGATCGGCAAAATCAACTTCCACGACTTCCTGGGTGACTC gTGGGGTGTCCTTTTCTCTCATCCACGAGATTATACCCCTGTCTGTACCACAGAACTGGGACGTGCAGTAAAAATGGCACCGGAGTTCAAGAAACGCAATGTGCGAATGATTGCATTGTCCATAGACTCTGTGCCAGACCATCTTGGCTGGAGCAAG GACATAAATTCTTATAATTGCGACGAACCCACGGAGACTCTGCCGTTTCCTATTATTGCGGATCCCAAACGGGATCTGGCTGTGAAGTTGGGTATGCTGGATCCAGATGAGAAGGACAATGAAGGGATGCCGGTAACTGCCCGGTGT GTATTTATAATTGGGCCTGATAAGAAAATGAAGCTCTCTATCCTGTACCCAGCCACCACTGGAAGGAATTTTGATGAAATCTTAAGGGTTGTGGATTCCCTTCAGTTGACGGCAACACACAACGTTGCAACTCCCGTGGACTGGAAG CCTGGTGACAGAGTTATGGTGCCACCAAATGTCCCTGAGGCAGAAGCTAGTAAATTGTTCGCTTGTGGAGTGTTCACCAAAGAACTGCCTTCTGGCAAGAAGTACTTGAGATATACTGCACAACCAAAATAA